A part of Crassostrea angulata isolate pt1a10 chromosome 5, ASM2561291v2, whole genome shotgun sequence genomic DNA contains:
- the LOC128184732 gene encoding uncharacterized protein LOC128184732 isoform X2 — MVKNVLLLMYCYSYLGCDVCGQRACNEDSNVLDSCDGRVISNNNIYVDFGVIKYKCSCSFNFTFNPQLFYLASINPGFDDCGTAIQIKEMNNNIFSIQCMSSVPPTVSSSQFTTVELTCDYPRDYNYCKYTGYCLRVFSNDASIKVHGYCQSIPQPSSSSKTTITTTQSVPKNSTRSVPTHLTQSVTTNSTQRNINQKDNIAITTPKEYLFFPGAGGIVLVIALAVMMIVKRKSNKKSLSKKKVTDNIYHVRNDERLHGELNHTSVEQSAVKADIGGSQYDQSDENRGSGYWMVENSFYLSAGNVVTDNEDGRQNDLDINPSVYSEINDSGNNVNHKNTFEYHYDYAKVTGSQ; from the exons gCCAAAGAGCATGCAATGAAGACA gtaaTGTACTGGACAGTTGTGATGGTCGCGTAATCTCcaataataacatttatgtTGACTTTGGTGTAATCAAATACAAGTGTTCATGCTCTTTTAACTTTACATTCAATccacaattattttatttggcGTCTATAAATCCTGGTTTTGATGACTGTGGAACGGCCATACAAATCAAAGAGATGAACAATAACATATTTAGTATTCAATGTATGTCATCAGTACCTCCCACAGTGTCTTCTTCGCAATTCACTACAGTGGAGTTGACTTGTGATTATCCTAGGGATTACAATTATTGCAAATATACAGGCTACTGCTTACGTGTTTTCTCTAACG ATGCTTCGATAAAAGTTCATGGGTATTGCCAATCCATACCCCAACCTTCGTCATCAAGCAAAACAACTATAACTACAACTCAGAGCGTCCCAAAAAATTCAACTCGGAGCGTTCCGACACATTTAACGCAAAGCGTCACGACAAATTCGACGCAGAGGAACATTAACCAAAAAGACAATATAGCAATTACAACGCCAAAAGAATATCTATTTTTTC CCGGAGCTGGTGGAATAGTCTTGGTGATAGCCTTAGCAGTTATGATGATTGTTAAACG GAAAAGCAATAAGAAAAGTTTATCAAAGAAAAAGGTGACGGATAATATATATCATGTAAGGAATGACGAAAGGTTACACGGAGAATTAAACCATACTTCAGTTGAACAATCCGCAGTCAAAGCAGACATTGGCGGATCGCAATATGATCAATCCGACGAGAATCGAGGTAGTGGATACTGGATGGTTGAAAACTCCTTTTACTTATCAGCTGGCAATGTTGTTACAGACAATGAGGATGGTCGTCAAAATGATTTGGACATTAATCCGTCTGTTTATTCAGAAATAAACGACTCTGGAAACAACGTTAATCATAAGAATACGTTTGAGTATCATTATGACTATGCTAAGGTTACAGGCTCCCAATAA
- the LOC128184785 gene encoding uncharacterized protein LOC128184785 — MITLPNYLCVLHYAVLVMMNTLSVVKVTGQICTRDMEAKIQSCGTSSKRGEHMYLNFHRKNDVDNCICKLTSLFSGSLQISIISMPNSQSSISVTTGFGHRDNATFINFRNSPYAHIVKIGDLLYIKPCHEIEKRSYFCLLVSSQGQGEFDVSCGNRPVSPNNSVSDKTPKQHDELLPDTLWRIVSLVLISVLMCLCFVLLIIVVLLRKRQIRRTTESSKAATPMSRSIFYMINNNEDSTFSTQNEYEQLRISSLHVYNDVSLKLIPAPTSYINLSSLK, encoded by the exons ATGATAACATTACCGAATTATCTTTGTGTTTTGCACTACGCTGTGTTGGTCATGATGAATACACTCTCTGTTGTTAAAG TTACAGGTCAGATATGCACCCGTGATATGGAAG CTAAAATTCAGTCATGTGGAACGTCATCCAAACGAGGAGAGCACATGTATCTGAATTTTCACAGAAAGAATGACGTGGACAACTGTATATGTAAACTCACGTCATTGTTCTCAGGAAGTTTGCAGATCAGCATCATATCAATGCCTAACAGTCAATCTTCTATTTCTGTTACGACTGGCTTTGGACATAGAGATAATGCCACCTTCATCAACTTTAGAAACAGTCCTTATGCACATATTGTAAAAATAGGGGACCTTTTGTACATCAAACCGTGTCACGAAATCGAGAAGCGAAGCTATTTCTGTCTACTTGTTTCATCTCAAG GTCAAGGTGAATTCGATGTTTCCTGTGGGAACAGACCCGTGTCACCCAACAACAGTGTATCGGATAAAACTCCCAAGCAGCATGATGAGCTGCTTCCTGATACATTAT gGAGAATAGTGAGTTTGGTTCTCATCTCGGTTCTAATGTGCTTGTGCTTTGTCCTTCTGATTATTGTGGTTCTTCTTCGAAAAAG ACAAATTAGAAGAACAACAGAATCCAGCAAAGCTGCGACTCCTATGTCACGCAGTATATTTTACATGATCAATAACAACGAAGATTCAACATTTAGCACCCAGAATGAATACGAACAATTGAGAATCTCATCACTCCATGTTTATAATGACGTATCTCTGAAACTGATACCAGCGCCGACAAGTTATATAAATCTGTCATCGTTGAAATGA
- the LOC128184732 gene encoding uncharacterized protein LOC128184732 isoform X1 produces the protein MVKNVLLLMYCYSYLGCDVCGQRACNEDSNVLDSCDGRVISNNNIYVDFGVIKYKCSCSFNFTFNPQLFYLASINPGFDDCGTAIQIKEMNNNIFSIQCMSSVPPTVSSSQFTTVELTCDYPRDYNYCKYTGYCLRVFSNDASIKVHGYCQSIPQPSSSSKTTITTTQSVPKNSTRSVPTHLTQSVTTNSTQRNINQKDNIAITTPKEYLFFLAGAGGIVLVIALAVMMIVKRKSNKKSLSKKKVTDNIYHVRNDERLHGELNHTSVEQSAVKADIGGSQYDQSDENRGSGYWMVENSFYLSAGNVVTDNEDGRQNDLDINPSVYSEINDSGNNVNHKNTFEYHYDYAKVTGSQ, from the exons gCCAAAGAGCATGCAATGAAGACA gtaaTGTACTGGACAGTTGTGATGGTCGCGTAATCTCcaataataacatttatgtTGACTTTGGTGTAATCAAATACAAGTGTTCATGCTCTTTTAACTTTACATTCAATccacaattattttatttggcGTCTATAAATCCTGGTTTTGATGACTGTGGAACGGCCATACAAATCAAAGAGATGAACAATAACATATTTAGTATTCAATGTATGTCATCAGTACCTCCCACAGTGTCTTCTTCGCAATTCACTACAGTGGAGTTGACTTGTGATTATCCTAGGGATTACAATTATTGCAAATATACAGGCTACTGCTTACGTGTTTTCTCTAACG ATGCTTCGATAAAAGTTCATGGGTATTGCCAATCCATACCCCAACCTTCGTCATCAAGCAAAACAACTATAACTACAACTCAGAGCGTCCCAAAAAATTCAACTCGGAGCGTTCCGACACATTTAACGCAAAGCGTCACGACAAATTCGACGCAGAGGAACATTAACCAAAAAGACAATATAGCAATTACAACGCCAAAAGAATATCTATTTTTTC tAGCCGGAGCTGGTGGAATAGTCTTGGTGATAGCCTTAGCAGTTATGATGATTGTTAAACG GAAAAGCAATAAGAAAAGTTTATCAAAGAAAAAGGTGACGGATAATATATATCATGTAAGGAATGACGAAAGGTTACACGGAGAATTAAACCATACTTCAGTTGAACAATCCGCAGTCAAAGCAGACATTGGCGGATCGCAATATGATCAATCCGACGAGAATCGAGGTAGTGGATACTGGATGGTTGAAAACTCCTTTTACTTATCAGCTGGCAATGTTGTTACAGACAATGAGGATGGTCGTCAAAATGATTTGGACATTAATCCGTCTGTTTATTCAGAAATAAACGACTCTGGAAACAACGTTAATCATAAGAATACGTTTGAGTATCATTATGACTATGCTAAGGTTACAGGCTCCCAATAA